The genomic segment GCCAGGGCGTAATCACGTCAATTATATGATCTCTGACATCCCAACACACTcctaaatgttcaaataaatcttttaaaatataagttttattAATGAACATATTTACTGTATTCTCCCGTGTCCCAGTTGCAGtcaaatgataaataaataaataaataactataacatttacattcaacaataatacaattcatttaaaaacgaCGCTCTGTGATTCAGTTCTTGATCGATTCTTTCAGAGTGTGTTTTGTTCAAACAATTCATAGAAaagatttgactcaaaagaatgattcattgaCGAATCGGACAGCACTACTGTTAAACCCGACTTGAAACTTCTGTAGTTAGACAATCGGCGTCGTTACCAACTATATTAGGGGAAAATTGCTATAGGATTTTCTAACACACATGAATGGGGTTTATTTCGACAAACTTTGTACGGAGACCGTCAGACTGGAGGTAATTTGATCATGCATTTAAAGCGTAGAGACCGATAGCTGGATTGTTTATATGGCGATTTTACCTGTTAGAGTTGAGTTTGCGTGAGTGGCATGTGTTTGGAGACATGTCTCAAGCCTCAAGGACCAAGAAACCCGACGTGAAAATCGTCATTCTGGGGGACATGAACGTGGGAAAGACTTCTCTCCTCCACAGATACACGGAGAGGAAATTTAAGGACACTATAAGCACAGTCGGAGGGGCGTTCTTCCTCAAACAGTGGGGACCCTACAACATTTCTATATGGGACACAGCAGGTGAGCTACttttacactttatttagtAAAACAGACCACAAAATACAACAACAGGTTATTACAGTGTGTTCTGCAAAAGCTGTAGTCTGTGGAAAAAGAATATCAAGTCAGCTGATCTTATAACTAAATCAACACGCTGTTATAATGTCAGATTAAAGTGAGAtcagtcatgtttttttttgttttgttttgtttgtttccaaAATTCTCTGTTTCATATTTGTTGCTGTTTGTTTTATCCTGATTTATAGTTAAGAACTGTTTTATCacagtgatttttttcttcttcttcttttgtgtgAATGTCAGCACTTTTTGTTCCTTATTCAGATGGTATTTAAGAACTTGCACTGTCATGGTTGAAGTTCACAGAACTTGACCTACTTCAAAATatgcagaatttttaaatatgtattttaaaatgtcatatggATACAGTGagttttatttaatatgcaCATTGCaccttccttttatgtaaatgaGTAAACCTGAAGATAAATGCTTTTAGTCAATGTTTGAAAACTTCACCCATTAAAGGCAATTATTTAACAAGCCTTTTGGACTCTTATATAATAACACAAAGTCAAATGACACAGGAATTAgcaatgtatatattatagataGGTAGAAttatcctatctatctatctatctatctatctaatgtaAAAAGGATGTCCTTTCTCAGTCATTTCCTGTGAAATGTTATTCTGTTCAGATGACAGATGACCCCGTGTAGAGCTGTTTGCTGTCTTTACAGGCAAAAAGTCACATGTCTGTGTGCAAGtcagatgagtgtgtgtgtgtgtgtgtgtgggtgtgtgggtGTTGAAACTAAAGGTTTTACTGGTCACTCACACAGTTGTTTCTCAGGGGTGGGGGACTAGGAGGGATGTTCACAGTTAAATTAAGATGTTATGAAGCTTTTTTTAGTCTCAGTTTCGAATGTGATCCTCTTCGGGTTTAGTGAAAAGCCTGAATTACCAATAAAGAAGTACTGAGCATGCAGTGTCATCATATGAGCAAAATGCCATTCATTTTTTGTTAGTTCATTTTCACTATGCCTTCAACCCTATAAAGCCCACTGAATTACATTTCTAAAGTCcctctaaatgatcaacatgatcaaaacttcTACATGCCTGGTGCCCTTCTGACTGAgtttttttgcaataaaatgACTTTGTGTAATCAAAAAACTCCCCCCTTCAGGTCGTAATACGCCTgcctttttgctgtgaaatcttgaatgaattttataatgttataagtTTCTTAacgtttatattgttattaatcTTTCAAGATGAACATTTTCTGGACTGAAGAAACGTAAGTTTACTTGTTTATCcatatacataatttttttgaaaaataataatgtatgtgtaaatataatgtatgtatcaaatatgacacTTAAAGCTTTTAGAGGAACATTTATTTGTCCATCTCTCAAATTTTTCAGTCATCATcacattgcattgcattatgtttTGCCCCAAACAATAAAAACTGCAGAGATTTGAGCGTagaactaagcatttaaatatcgtCAAGACCTATTATtgggagatatagagtgacaactgatatttatagtGTAAGTAGTCTGttatcagtgttggggaaaggtcattttaaaagtaatgcattacaatattgcgttactccataaaaaagtaactaattgcattactttttatagaaagtaatgcattacgttacttttgcgttgCTATTTGTCATCTGGGCTGGActtgattgtttatttttaataacagaaatcccaaaagttatatttttggcgaCTGTGAAGGCGCTTTCACAACAAGAGTGAAATGAATAAGTCTCCGGCTGAAGAAAATGCCTCTGCACCTCACTCCCAAGTTCTCTCAACACGGGGACAGGAAAGGTGTCAGTGAATAAttaggaaaacaaagtaacttgcattacttatttgaaaaagtaactcagatattttcttgttaatttaaaagtaatgttttactttactagttacttggaaaaaaagtaatctgattatgtaactcgcgttacttgtaatgcattacccccaacactgtctGTTATATATACAATCAGAATCAATATTACTACCTTAATAGTAACTTATGCACCaaattgaatatttttgttCCGTTTGGGCCTCTgaacaaaaataatgtatttttcctTGTCAAGTATGAGCTCCATATTTTATATCATActatatgtttaaatataaaacgCATTTGCAAACGTTTGAATTTCATATTTTGTCTAAAGGATcagtaaataagtaaaaatgagATTGTTCTGTCTACTATGTCACGTGTACATTCTCTGCAAAAGAGATGCACTAAAATATGGCACTCAGACTGAGATCAGGCCGAAATGATCAGAGATTTTTAGTCAGTCATTTGTAATGTTTGAATGTTTGCAAAGCAGCAAGTGCTACATGAACTTTAACCCATTTTATTCTTATCATTAGTTCATCTGGTGATGGCTAATAATAGTAAAGCTTACTTCCTTTGTATTAGCTCACCATGTCTGAGTAGCTATTGTTGCTCAGTCAGTACAGCATGCTGCTAGCAACACAAGTTCATGGGTTTGAATCTCAGGGAATTCATGAAAGATAAATTGTAGGCCTTGGATATGTTATAATACCTTTGGATAAAAGCTATCtgtgaaatgtatttatcttTATGATGTCACAAAGTCTCAAACAAAccactttttagtttcactcGGGAAGGAGTTTTGAGTTGTTAAAGTTACATTGGGttttttaatgtactgtgaAGATTTGAATGTCAGTGGGTAATGTTAACTGAATTTCTTAATTTGATCCCTTGAACTTGTTTTGATTACATGCAagtattgtaaaattaaaatgagcaTTTATAAGTACTAATTTTTATAGTGCATGAGGCAAAAAGGAAGAGAgctttgtttctctctcaccCTTCAGACACAGACAGCAGAAGCCAAGTTAGTTGAAGACCACGACATATTTCTACAACAATGAGCtcttgtatttctgctgttACAGCTCTCAGTGTCATGACCAACAACCTTTGGCTTTCTTTTTATAGGAGAAAGTGAAagaaggttgttttttttttttttcagcctgtaactctttattttgtttattaagtAGATTTGGCCTCTCAGAACTATTCAGGTTACTTGTGTTTAACTGTATGAATCACCACCAGCAGGGCTGTAACAAGTACAGTGAAGTGATTGATGGCCGAGAGTGTGTTATGTAGATGCTTATAGTTCTAATATTCCAACTGACAGCCAGCCTAAGTTTTTGACTGacatgataacaaaaaaaaagtcctatTAGGTGATTTTGTCCTAGAAAAGTAATGTAGAATATTCAGTTCAAACAGAACTCAAATAAAGTGTGAATTCTCCAAATCTGAAATGCAGTACTGCATGACTGTGCTTTACCTGCTTGTGTTTTCTGTTGTGTTCAGGTCGAGAGCAGTTTCATGGCCTGGGCTCCATGTACTGCCGTGGCGCGGCTGCAGTCATCCTCACCTATGACGTTACCAACTGGCAGAGCCTGGCTGAGCTGGAAAACCGCTTCCTGTCCCTGACCGACACTGCCAACACTGACTGCATATTTGGCATTGTGGGTAACAAAGCGGACCTTACCGACGCACTCGCTCAAGAGCCAGAGACAGAGAGCGAGAGCGAGCGAGGAGACGAACCCCAGCCTGTGGTCACATGTCCGACTCCTCCCGCCACTCCGCTTCAGCACAAACAGGTCAGCAGAGAGGACGCCGTGGCCCTGTACGGCCGTGTGCTTCGCTACAAAGGCCTGGAGGAGAAGGCCTGTCTGCCTGCTGAGAGAATGTGCTTTGAGACGAGCGCTAAAACGGGTTACAATGTGGATGCTTTGTTTGAAACCCTCTTTGAACTGGTTCTGCCCTCCATCCTGAAGAAAAGGAGCGAGGGAGAGAGCGCCACTGTGGACCTGGAGACGCCGATGGAGGGGAAAAGGACTAAAGCAGGATGTTGTGCCTAGAGCTGGACAAACATAGGAGACGTGAGGATTGTGGGATTGTTGTCAATCCGTGCCAAAGGAGGAGTGGATCAAAATCATACCTAAAACTAGAGTTCATGTGAACTACTACTATGtacttgtttctttttttctctccagagcagtagtaaaaaaaaaaaaaaaacttttgggGGGAATGCACTTGATAATCATGCAGAATAGctgatttttcagttttaattttggggtggggGATTCTTTGCATTAATGGAATTAAATGGACGTAtcgctgtatttttttttttttattattatatctgcagtatattatattttgtgaaaatcaCATGAATATTTTCTGATAATGCCTCACTTATTCtaatttgagaaaaataaaaaattcctaAGGTTTGGAATAAATGGGTTAGTCTGTGTGATTGGTAGCTTTATTAAGTACTCTACCGTTCAAGTTTTGGGATTCGTCacatgtttaaaatatcttgTAAGTAGTCTCTTTTGAAAAtagtatttcaatttaaaataactgttttctgttttaaaatatttaaaggtaatttattcctgtgagatcaaagctgaattttcagcatcattattccagtcttcagtgtcacatgatccttcagatatcattcATTTATGCTTATACTTTAATATGctaattattatcatcaatgttgtgttttttaattcattaaaagaacataatttatttaaaatagaaatcttttggaacattataaatgtcttcgcTATCAGTTTGAATTATTGCTTCTtgctgaaagaaaaaagaaaagaaagaaaaactgcaccccaacttttgaatagtagtgtgtACGAGTTCATACTTCACTTTCTACAAGGTAGATATTGTTCAGATatcataaaaacacaaacataacaaacaaaaagcatttattgtttttttattcaataaCGCTACAATTCAAAATCAATGTCTTCAAATATTCcacataattacatttaaagtacaTTTGATAAAAAAGCAGTGACATGTTTTCAAtgtaaaaagtgttttgaattATAATCTTTTTTGGTTCTCATTAATTGTGTCAAATACAGGTTAGTGGTTTATGGGCTTCAGGACAATAATATTTGAGCAATGTGCACTGAAAATGGGCAAAGCTGCTCAAAGTCCAAAATAGCTTGACCACTTTAGgtgacccacatttggtttaGCAATTGTTTTTAGACTTTGCTTACAGAAGATATAGCCTGCTTGAGTATGTGAAAGTGGGACAAAGGTTAAACTCGAGTCTTCTATTGACCTGAACATGTGTCCTGTAAACCTCAGAGAAAATCAGTGCAATTGGTGTAACCAAGAGAGGGTTCATCTCAAACAAACCAGAATCCAGAGCCTCCTAGTTAAAAGCTTCAAGTCTCAGAGTCTATGACCTTTATGAAACAGAATACCCTACTCTTTGTCTCCATCTGATAAATAGTGTCAGGTGACATTACACAATACGGGGTAATACTTGATTCTAAGCTGTTCAGTTATAGcacatcaaaaaacaaacacaaagcaaaAATAATGTACAGGCAGCAGAAGATGGTGTTAGTGTAAGTCTGGTGAAATTACATGTATATAAgagttaaaatattaacagaAGGCACTGCATTTAAAGGAGTCATACAGTTAAGCATTGTGCCGTTGATCCTGATAGATGTCATGTGGCTGTTCTATAGGGATGGGAATGGTGtggaattaaattaaacatttttgactCAGTGGTTCTGTTAATGAttcttttagtcatttttaaagaagaGAGAATGGACAATGATTGGAAAACAATTCTTATTGCAATCACGATCCTCACAAATCTTCTTGTCATATGATGAGGTCCTTTCAGAACAAGATTATATTTTGCTGTCTTTGTAAAtctgttatatttattaaaccAACAGTCCTGCttcaaatgacatttttatgagGTGTGTCATGTGCCACGTCTGCAAAGCATCGTGCATGTGCGTGTTTGTTTTCAATCACATGAAATGATCACTAATAAAATGTTGATTCATATGCACAGATGTCAGAAAACCAGATTAACACTGATCGGCTTGGCATATTTTATTATGGTGAATGCAGACGTTCCAGAATCTTTAACAGAACTGAATCACGGAGTGCAGAAACCCAACtaacaaaaaaattgtttttagaaCATTTTGCTAACATTCCCATTGTGAACAATCTGTGACCGCTCAAACATTCagtttttaaaatctttcattAAATCGTTttgtattaacatttaaaaaaaaaagttaaatgaatgTCCAATTGAAATGTTTCACAAAAAATGTTCTagaaattattcataaataacattttgtgcaaACATTATGACGACATAATTAAAGACTGGATATTGTTGAACAAACAGTCCATCAACGTTACTAGAAGAGCGGTTTTCGTAACTTTGAGAGAACTTTGCCAAgaacgttccctgttagctgggtaGAACAGATgtgctaatcatgctaagaGTAAATACAAAGTCTGCTATTTGCAATTAGTGTGAATAGATACTGCCtttaaatcaaaaaaaaaaaaaaaaaaggatcttGTTTTGCTTGATTCCCAACCCCTCATTTCACAAAGTGCTACTACATAACACAGAAGGGTGGAGAAGTGCATAAGCATGGGCTTCTTTGGTTCAGCTGTATGTTTTTGGTAATATTAATTCAGGTCTGATAATGCTGAGGTAATAAGTTAGAAATTAAGCACcatttcatatatataaaagtaaataattcaGAGAAATATCGTAGCTATGCTTTCATGCATCTCTGGCTTTTTGCTTCTCATTATGCACATGTACATATCTTCAGTCATAAGGCACACAGTAGTGTTGAAGAGGGAATCTGAGGGTGTCATATGTTATACATTAAGCAATTTCAAAAGCCTAACTTGTGACGTTGACGTCCGATTGACATTTGGAATGAAGTATTAGCACGGCTCGTTCTGCTGGTGTTAACTGTAATGCTGCTTTGCTGCAACAGTGTCAAAGTTGTTCACAGGTTACAGCTCACAGGTTCTTCATACACACTTGGCAGCGGCTGATGCGCGCCAAGAGCTGACCGGCTTTTAGTGTCTCAGAGGAAGGGGAACTCTGGAAGGTCTCATCGATAGATGTCAACCAGAAACTCTGCTTGTTGGCGAAGTAGTGGCACGTACCCTTGGCCCCGTTGCACTCGATGAAGGGAGTGGTGCGGAAATCTTCTAGACAGGAGCCTGGAGACACCAGAGACTGACCGCCACCTTCATCTCCAGCAGCCGTGTGCTGTGAGAGAGTGGCAGGATGAGTTAGAGGACTGTTAAAAAGATGGAGgtgtaacattttagaaatcaAGTCTCACCATAAGGAAGGAATAGCCAATCCAGAGACTTCTCCAGCCTGCTGGGCACTGTGGGATTGTTATATCTTGACTGTGTATGGCGATGGCCACAGATGGAGCTTCA from the Onychostoma macrolepis isolate SWU-2019 chromosome 09, ASM1243209v1, whole genome shotgun sequence genome contains:
- the rab20 gene encoding ras-related protein Rab-20, which codes for MSQASRTKKPDVKIVILGDMNVGKTSLLHRYTERKFKDTISTVGGAFFLKQWGPYNISIWDTAGREQFHGLGSMYCRGAAAVILTYDVTNWQSLAELENRFLSLTDTANTDCIFGIVGNKADLTDALAQEPETESESERGDEPQPVVTCPTPPATPLQHKQVSREDAVALYGRVLRYKGLEEKACLPAERMCFETSAKTGYNVDALFETLFELVLPSILKKRSEGESATVDLETPMEGKRTKAGCCA